Proteins from one Aquila chrysaetos chrysaetos chromosome 5, bAquChr1.4, whole genome shotgun sequence genomic window:
- the WDR76 gene encoding WD repeat-containing protein 76, giving the protein MALSQAGTVEPEELSPRTRQRMQESTPTGIAELQLSPEQGERRAGAARQLRVLLTPLAVAGRRLPQKRLLGAYGGGGGGGAEGRAPAGKKLCLEPGPRKPAQASPPGTPPAGSPAGNGLDGVWDAESDGSDGAEALPDGYSELSAYERKRLKNITENAKFFAALKLHESAAKLHQIATKRQSRVTRRAKAKKAEDETVRRRSMRLQRVEPSGIPMPKMPAQPEAEEYPQVPAGPLPMVPEDQMGNSKLTENLLTTWMRISEMKANDTEKRTCDMKRYEDSLNSMVLSEDNIKKVVKYRVCSMAIHPSESIIFVAAGDKSGQIGLWNVNCKSEEGAHVFIPHNYPVTCMHFSPFNPAHLLSLSNDTLRCGDVTRAVFDEICRSEENLSSFDFLEDNASTAIVGDWDGSVAVVDRRTPGTSSELSADIGFKRTRTVHVHPVNKQYFIAAGSVDVCIYDVRYLKPNGNKPVSSLKGHTKSVASAYFSPVTGNRVVTVCADDKLRVYDTTSLSSTVAVLSTIRRNNNTGRWLTRFRAIWDPKQEDCFVVGSMARPRQIEVFQDTGKLLHSFYNLDFLSSVCSINVVHPSKNILVGGNSSGRLHVFKE; this is encoded by the exons ATGGCGCTCTCGCAGGCCGGTACGGTGGAGCCGGAGGAGCTCTCGCCGCGCACCCGGCAGCGGATGCAG GAGTCCACCCCGACGGGGATCGCCGAGCTCCAGCTCAGCCCGGAGCAGGGCGAGCGGCGAGCCGGCGCGGCCCGGCAGCTGCGGGTGCTGCTCACGCCGCTCGCCGTCGCGGGCCGGCGGCTGCCCCAGAAGCGGCTGCTGGGCGCCtacggcggcggcggcggcgggggcgcggaGGGCAGGGCGCCGGCCGGCAAGAAGCTCTGCCTGGAGCCCGGGCCGCGGAAACCGGCCCAGGCCTCGCCGCCCGGCACCCCGCCCGCGGGCAGCCCGGCTGGCAACGGCTTGGACGGCGTTTGGGATGCGGAGAGCGACGGGAGCGATGGGGCAGAGGCTCTACCG gaTGGATACTCAGAGTTATCAGcttatgaaaggaaaagactaaagaacattacagaaaatgctaaattctttgctgctttaaaGCTGCATGAG tcAGCTGCAAAACTTCATCAAATTGCAACTAAAAGACAATCTCGTGTCACCAGAAG AGCTAAGGCTAAAAAGGCAGAAGATGAAACAGTACGGCGAAGATCTATGCGCTTACAAAGAGTAGAGCCGTCGGGAATTCCAATGCCCAAGATGCCTGCCCAGCCAGAAGCAGAGGAATAT CCTCAAGTTCCAGCCGGACCTTTACCAATGGTTCCAGAAGATCAGATGGGGAACAGTAAATTGACAGAGAACTTATTGACTACATGGATGAGGATAAGTGAG ATGAAAGCTAATGATACTGAAAAGCGCACGTGTGACATGAAAAG ATATGAAGACAGCCTGAACAGCATGGTCCTCAGTGAAGATAACATTAAAAAGGTTGTGAAATACCGAGTGTGTTCTATGGCTATCCATCCTTCTGAAAGCATCATCTTTGTAGCAGCTGGAGACAAGTCTGGGCAGATCGGTCTCTGGAATGTG AACTGTAAATCTGAAGAAGGAGCACATGTCTTTATTCCACACAATTACCCAGTCACctgcatgcatttttctccatttaatcCTGCGCACTTGCTGTCTCTAAGCAATGACACTCTGCGATGTGGTGATGTTACTAGAGCTGTCTTTGATGAG ATATGCAGAAGTGAAGAAAACTTATCTTCCTTTGACTTTTTGGAAGATAATGCCTCCACTGCAATAGTAGGAGACTGGGATGGCAGTGTCGCTGTTGTGGACAGACGGACCCCAGGAACATCTTCAGAGCTTTCTGCAGACATTGGCTTCAAAAGAACAAGGACAGTCCATGTTCATCCAGTGaataaacagtatttcattGCTGCTGGCTCAGT GGATGTTTGTATTTATGATGTTCGATACCTGAAGCCTAATGGGAACAAGCCTGTGAGCTCTCTTAAAGGACACACAAAAAGTGTTGCTTCTGCATATTTCTCACCTGTAACCGGGAACAGAGTAGTGACGGTGTGTGCTGATGATAAACTGAG GGTCTATGACACCACCTCTTTGTCATCGACAGTCGCAGTTCTCAGTACCATCAG acgTAACAATAACACCGGACGCTGGTTAACCAGGTTCAGAGCAATATGGGACCCTAAACAGGAAGACTGCTTTGTGGTGGGCAGTATGGCACGACCGAGACAAATAGAAGTCTTCCAAGATACTGGAAAATTGTTGCACTCTTTTTATAACCTTGACTTCCTTAGTTCCGTGTGTTCCATTAACGTGGTTCATCCCAGTAAGAACATCTTAGTGGGTGGCAACTCCAGTGGTCGCCTTCATGTgttcaaagaataa